A region of Pongo pygmaeus isolate AG05252 chromosome 15, NHGRI_mPonPyg2-v2.0_pri, whole genome shotgun sequence DNA encodes the following proteins:
- the LOC129012660 gene encoding FAM231A/C-like protein — translation MGSSKGLWKERPSDHTSECFSTTACPVAFILLVWNSQTPAGLQSLYTGRHPSLSVRAQRAGPQASREEGTFWTERVGQERWLIRSGSSQNESQEDQGADLISHPGLKADNQRESSTWANEVEDRRPQCTPALNLTPSHPHPPRPLTTFLRSVIGIQIPPGLVAARGTVA, via the coding sequence ATGGGGTCTTCAAAGGGACTGTGGAAAGAGAGGCCTTCAGACCACACCTCTGAATGCTTTTCCACCACAGCATGCCCTGTGGCCTTTATCCTGCTGGTGTGGAACAGTCAGACCCCTGCAGGGCTGCAGAGCCTCTATACTGGGAGGCATCCCAGCCTGAGTGTCAGAGCTCAGAGAGCAGGTCCCCAAGCAAGCAGAGAGGAGGGCACCTTTTGGACAGAACGTGTGGGACAAGAGCGATGGCTCATCCGTTCAGGTTCCTCACAAAATGAGAGTCAGGAAGATCAGGGCGCAGACCTGATTTCCCACCCAGGGCTGAAAGCAGACAACCAGAGGGAGAGCAGCACCTGGGCCAATGAGGTAGAAGACAGAAGACCTCAGTGTACTCCTGCCCTCaacctcaccccctcccacccacaTCCTCCACGCCCCCTGACCACCTTCCTCAGAAGTGTAATAGGAATCCAGATTCCCCCTGGCCTGGTTGCTGCGAGAGGCACAGTGGCCTGA